A single window of Nocardia sp. NBC_01327 DNA harbors:
- a CDS encoding erythromycin esterase family protein gives MNAISSPAGTSTGITVSDLPSAPLDDAAFDDIARSLSQATVVGIGESTRFARETFAVRDRLFRILVQQYGFRVVALQDSADVAAVLDHFVLTGEGTAQAALDTAWRPWRTGETVAALEWIRDFNRDHGQDPVRIIAVKPAQANSADYDVVLDAVRRIAPDRLAEISAHLEPIRSAHTTDEHVQRARGIHPGRAFQEDARDAAALLDSLAGVPEDVRSRMRLIVEFHERSVAGRGSFVGDDDLWGAAMIDYQTRTGQRIIYWDGIAHSSALAAGSGEHPTAGSVLRQHYGARYASVAIGFHHGDLGIVDVPAPPADFLDAVLGAAGPAAHWVDLRGHDGALGPVKMRVISGVYDPSNDAAAHMVFADPAAAFDILIHVREASALQWLP, from the coding sequence ATGAACGCGATCTCCAGTCCGGCGGGAACTTCGACCGGCATCACTGTGTCCGACCTGCCGTCGGCTCCCCTCGACGACGCCGCATTCGACGACATCGCGCGCTCGCTGTCGCAGGCGACCGTGGTGGGAATCGGCGAATCGACGCGGTTCGCGCGGGAGACCTTCGCGGTGCGTGATCGTCTGTTCCGAATTCTGGTGCAGCAGTACGGCTTCCGCGTGGTGGCTCTGCAGGACAGTGCCGATGTCGCCGCGGTTCTCGACCATTTCGTGCTGACCGGGGAGGGGACGGCGCAGGCCGCGCTCGACACCGCCTGGCGGCCGTGGCGGACCGGCGAGACGGTCGCGGCGCTGGAGTGGATTCGCGACTTCAACCGCGACCACGGCCAGGATCCGGTCCGGATCATCGCCGTCAAACCCGCACAGGCGAATTCGGCGGATTACGACGTGGTGCTGGACGCCGTGCGGCGGATCGCGCCGGACCGGCTGGCCGAGATCTCCGCGCATCTCGAACCGATCCGGAGTGCGCACACCACCGATGAGCATGTGCAGCGCGCACGCGGAATCCACCCGGGGCGGGCGTTCCAGGAAGACGCGCGAGATGCTGCGGCCCTGCTGGATTCACTGGCCGGGGTGCCCGAGGACGTGCGGTCCCGCATGCGGCTCATTGTCGAGTTCCACGAGCGCAGCGTCGCCGGGCGCGGGTCGTTCGTCGGCGATGACGATCTGTGGGGCGCCGCGATGATCGATTATCAGACGCGGACGGGGCAGCGAATCATCTACTGGGACGGCATCGCCCACAGCTCGGCACTCGCCGCAGGCTCTGGCGAGCATCCCACCGCCGGCAGTGTGCTGCGGCAGCACTACGGCGCGCGGTACGCCTCGGTGGCGATCGGATTCCACCACGGCGACCTCGGTATCGTCGATGTTCCCGCGCCGCCCGCGGACTTCCTGGATGCCGTGCTGGGCGCGGCCGGACCTGCGGCGCACTGGGTGGATCTGCGCGGCCACGACGGTGCGCTCGGACCGGTCAAGATGCGGGTGATCAGCGGCGTGTACGACCCGTCGAACGATGCCGCGGCGCATATGGTGTTCGCCGATCCGGCCGCCGCCTTCGACATCCTGATTCACGTGCGCGAGGCGTCTGCGCTGCAGTGGCTGCCGTAG
- a CDS encoding SDR family oxidoreductase, whose translation MVSYIVTGGTGFLGRRVVAGLLDRDPHAVVHALVREASVAKLHEMALGWDAEDRVFPLVGDLTAPGLGLRDGITGELDAPRADHVIHLGAIYDMTADEDSTYAANVQGTRAVVELATEIGAVLHHVSSVAVAGDHKGKFFEDDFDLGQHLDSPYHRTKFEAEKLVRESRGLRWRVYRPAIVVGDSRTGEMDKIDGPYYFFPAIAGLAALPSELPMPLPDLGATNIVPVDYVAAAMVELVNKPGLIGRTFHLTNPEPQPFGQIYASLARAAGAPAGFGTLPGSHAALHALGGLPGVPAVRDFVLERFGIPAEVAPHTAFASAFSSDFTRAQLRGTGIEVPKFDTYAAKLWSYWEAHLDPDRARRGGKEPLQGRIVLVTGASSGIGLATAHAVAKRGATVLMVARTPEDIDAAAAAVRAESGAAQAYICDITDEKSVELLVKQVLADHGHVDFVVNNAGRSIRRSVLNSTDRMHDFERTMAVNYFGAVRLILALLPSMRERRFGHFVNISSIAVQTKVPRFAAYVASKSALDNFSEIAAVENADAGITFTSVRMPLVRTPMIAPTDLYKSIPVHSPDQAADIVVRALEHRPSRIDTPIGTFAQIVDMVMPSVKRAILSEGFHMFGDSKATKPVRDGDAAPAAKKESRSPLLALAPIVQPLMGLPAPAARIANRIPGLHW comes from the coding sequence ATGGTTTCCTACATCGTCACGGGCGGTACCGGGTTCCTGGGCCGTCGCGTCGTCGCCGGTCTGCTGGACCGCGATCCGCACGCTGTTGTCCACGCGCTGGTTCGCGAGGCGTCCGTCGCCAAACTGCACGAGATGGCCCTCGGCTGGGATGCCGAGGATCGGGTGTTCCCGCTGGTCGGTGACCTCACCGCACCCGGACTCGGACTGCGCGACGGCATTACCGGCGAGCTGGACGCACCCCGCGCCGACCATGTCATCCACCTCGGCGCCATCTACGATATGACCGCCGACGAGGACAGCACCTACGCCGCCAATGTGCAGGGGACGCGCGCCGTAGTGGAGCTGGCCACCGAGATCGGCGCGGTGCTGCACCACGTTTCCTCGGTCGCCGTCGCCGGTGATCACAAAGGCAAGTTCTTCGAGGACGACTTCGATCTCGGACAGCATCTCGATTCGCCTTATCACCGCACCAAATTCGAGGCCGAGAAACTCGTGCGCGAAAGCCGCGGCCTGCGCTGGCGGGTATACCGCCCGGCCATCGTGGTCGGCGATTCCCGCACCGGCGAGATGGACAAGATCGACGGGCCGTACTACTTCTTCCCCGCCATTGCCGGATTGGCCGCACTGCCGTCGGAACTGCCGATGCCACTGCCCGATCTGGGCGCCACCAATATCGTTCCGGTGGATTATGTGGCGGCCGCCATGGTCGAACTCGTCAACAAGCCGGGCTTGATCGGGCGCACCTTCCACCTCACCAATCCGGAACCGCAGCCGTTCGGCCAGATCTACGCCTCCCTGGCCCGCGCCGCCGGCGCACCCGCCGGATTCGGCACGCTGCCCGGCAGCCATGCCGCCCTGCACGCCCTCGGCGGACTGCCGGGCGTTCCGGCGGTGCGCGATTTCGTGCTCGAGCGCTTCGGCATTCCCGCCGAGGTCGCCCCCCATACCGCCTTCGCCTCGGCCTTCTCCTCCGACTTCACCCGGGCGCAGCTGCGCGGCACCGGCATCGAGGTGCCGAAGTTCGATACCTACGCCGCCAAGCTGTGGAGCTACTGGGAGGCGCACCTGGACCCCGATCGCGCCCGCCGCGGTGGCAAGGAGCCGCTGCAGGGCCGGATCGTGCTGGTCACCGGTGCGTCCTCCGGTATCGGCCTGGCCACCGCCCATGCGGTCGCCAAGCGCGGCGCGACCGTGCTCATGGTGGCTCGCACGCCCGAGGACATCGACGCCGCCGCGGCGGCGGTGCGCGCCGAAAGCGGTGCGGCCCAGGCCTACATCTGCGATATCACCGATGAGAAGTCGGTGGAGCTGCTCGTCAAGCAGGTGCTCGCCGACCACGGCCACGTCGATTTCGTGGTGAACAATGCGGGCCGCTCGATCCGCCGCTCGGTGCTCAATTCCACCGATCGCATGCACGACTTCGAGCGCACCATGGCCGTCAACTATTTCGGTGCGGTGCGATTGATCCTGGCACTGCTGCCGTCCATGCGGGAGCGCCGCTTCGGGCACTTCGTCAATATCTCCTCCATCGCGGTGCAGACCAAGGTGCCGCGCTTCGCCGCCTACGTGGCGAGCAAGTCGGCGCTGGACAATTTCAGCGAGATCGCGGCGGTCGAGAATGCCGATGCCGGTATCACTTTCACCTCGGTGCGGATGCCGCTGGTGCGCACGCCCATGATCGCGCCGACGGACCTGTACAAGTCCATCCCGGTGCATTCCCCCGATCAGGCCGCCGATATCGTGGTGCGGGCGCTGGAGCACCGGCCCAGCCGAATCGATACGCCCATCGGCACTTTCGCCCAGATCGTGGATATGGTCATGCCGTCGGTGAAGCGCGCCATCCTCTCGGAGGGCTTCCATATGTTCGGAGACTCCAAGGCCACCAAGCCGGTTCGCGACGGTGATGCCGCGCCGGCCGCGAAGAAGGAGTCCCGCAGCCCGCTGCTGGCCCTGGCGCCGATCGTGCAGCCGCTGATGGGCCTGCCCGCCCCGGCGGCCCGCATTGCCAACCGCATTCCGGGACTGCACTGGTAA
- a CDS encoding alpha/beta fold hydrolase, with protein MTKPSVDHSAATQSGEGATQSGERRRNRRLSPRISRLTEVPQGSMVELPGRGSTYVVDLAGPAPDSPTILLLHGMATTAMLNWFASLSELNELYRVVLFDQRWHGHGIRSERFDLDDLADDAIAVAEVLGLDRPVLAGYSMGGVIAELAAHRNPDKVGGIVLAATTYRFQETRRERAFHKTWGLLAASFAETAMRRTEVHKQKLPVLPEASWPVGRMDRWAMAEMRSTSGWALAQALAVLGNFDATEWLSTLKVPAAVVITTRDRALPVYRQLEMAKMIPGAEIFLAKAGHAACALEADVFVPVFLEACRSVVERL; from the coding sequence ATGACGAAACCCAGCGTGGACCATTCCGCGGCGACCCAGTCCGGTGAGGGGGCGACCCAGTCCGGCGAGCGCCGGCGCAACCGCCGTCTGTCGCCGCGCATTTCGCGCCTGACCGAGGTTCCGCAGGGGTCGATGGTGGAGCTGCCCGGGCGGGGCAGCACCTACGTGGTGGACCTGGCGGGCCCCGCCCCCGATTCGCCGACCATCCTGCTGCTGCACGGTATGGCCACCACCGCCATGCTCAACTGGTTCGCATCGCTGAGCGAGCTCAATGAGCTCTACCGCGTCGTACTCTTCGATCAGCGCTGGCACGGGCACGGAATCCGTTCCGAGCGCTTCGATCTCGACGATCTGGCCGATGACGCGATCGCGGTGGCCGAGGTGCTCGGCCTGGACCGCCCGGTGCTGGCCGGCTACTCCATGGGCGGGGTCATCGCGGAGCTCGCCGCGCACCGGAATCCGGATAAGGTCGGCGGAATTGTGCTGGCCGCCACCACCTATCGCTTCCAGGAGACCCGCCGCGAGCGGGCCTTCCACAAGACCTGGGGCCTGCTGGCGGCCTCGTTCGCCGAAACGGCCATGCGCCGCACCGAAGTGCACAAGCAGAAGCTGCCGGTGCTGCCGGAGGCGTCCTGGCCGGTGGGCCGGATGGATCGCTGGGCCATGGCGGAGATGCGCAGTACCAGCGGCTGGGCGCTGGCGCAGGCCCTGGCGGTACTGGGGAATTTCGATGCGACGGAATGGCTCTCGACGCTGAAGGTGCCGGCGGCGGTGGTGATCACCACCCGAGATCGGGCCTTGCCCGTCTATCGGCAGTTGGAGATGGCGAAAATGATTCCGGGAGCGGAGATCTTCCTCGCGAAGGCCGGGCATGCGGCCTGTGCACTCGAGGCGGACGTCTTTGTCCCGGTATTCCTCGAGGCCTGTCGATCGGTGGTCGAGCGGCTGTAA
- a CDS encoding WS/DGAT/MGAT family O-acyltransferase → MERLTGLDASFLYLETDTQLLHVCALLILDPTADGGEFDYDTFKAELGRRLYLIPAMTRRLHNVPFNLDHPVWVQDSHFDLDYHVRRVGLPAPGGRRGLAEITADIAGRALDRTRPLWEMWVVEGFPDHKVAVISKYHHAIVDGITGTNMMMHLCDLEPGVTYSPPAETPAAEAEPNDLVLAAEGLAKFPGKLGMFGMVPQTVGILTGLVQRRRGGGETRGMALPFTAPRTPFNHAITRHRSVSFVQSDLADIKEIKSAFGVKVNDVVLAVVGGALRSYLELHDELPETSLIASVPVSVHETSRHEAGTNKVSTIFARLYTDLADPVERMEAIAADNRGAKEEHDLIGADFLQDWAKYAPPNTFQLAARAYSSLKLASHHPVVHNLVVSNVPGPNFPMYFLGVRVSSMYPFGPVFHGAGLTATVISNNGNLDFGFIAAKELVPDVEKIADAVPEVIAELLKAAGEKH, encoded by the coding sequence ATGGAACGACTTACCGGACTCGATGCGAGCTTCCTCTATCTCGAAACGGACACCCAACTCCTGCACGTCTGCGCACTGCTGATACTCGATCCCACCGCGGACGGAGGTGAATTCGATTACGACACCTTCAAAGCCGAACTCGGCCGCCGGCTGTACCTCATTCCCGCCATGACCCGCCGCCTGCACAATGTGCCGTTCAATCTCGATCATCCGGTGTGGGTGCAGGATTCACACTTCGACCTGGACTACCACGTCCGCCGCGTCGGCCTGCCCGCACCGGGCGGCCGACGGGGACTGGCCGAGATCACCGCCGATATCGCAGGCAGGGCGCTGGATCGCACCCGCCCGCTGTGGGAGATGTGGGTGGTGGAGGGCTTCCCGGACCATAAGGTCGCCGTCATCTCCAAGTACCACCACGCCATCGTCGACGGCATCACCGGCACCAATATGATGATGCACCTCTGCGATCTGGAACCGGGCGTGACCTATTCGCCGCCCGCCGAAACCCCTGCCGCCGAAGCGGAACCGAACGATCTGGTACTGGCCGCTGAGGGCCTGGCCAAATTCCCGGGCAAGCTCGGCATGTTCGGCATGGTGCCGCAGACCGTCGGAATTCTGACCGGTCTGGTGCAGCGCCGGCGCGGCGGTGGCGAGACCCGCGGTATGGCACTGCCGTTCACCGCACCGCGCACCCCGTTCAATCACGCAATCACCCGGCATCGTTCGGTCTCCTTCGTGCAGTCGGACCTCGCTGATATCAAGGAGATAAAGTCCGCGTTCGGGGTCAAGGTCAACGATGTGGTGCTCGCCGTGGTCGGCGGTGCGCTGCGCAGTTATCTCGAACTGCACGATGAGCTGCCCGAAACCTCGCTCATCGCCTCGGTTCCGGTATCGGTGCACGAAACCTCCCGGCACGAGGCGGGCACCAATAAGGTCTCCACCATTTTCGCGCGGCTCTACACCGATCTCGCCGATCCGGTGGAGCGCATGGAGGCGATTGCCGCGGACAATCGCGGGGCCAAGGAGGAACACGATCTCATCGGTGCGGACTTCCTGCAGGATTGGGCGAAGTACGCACCGCCCAACACTTTTCAGCTGGCGGCGCGTGCCTACTCCTCGCTGAAGCTGGCCTCGCACCATCCGGTCGTGCACAATCTGGTGGTCTCGAATGTGCCCGGGCCCAACTTCCCCATGTACTTCCTGGGCGTGCGGGTGTCCTCGATGTATCCGTTCGGCCCGGTATTCCACGGCGCCGGGCTCACCGCCACCGTCATCTCCAATAACGGCAACCTGGACTTCGGCTTCATCGCCGCCAAGGAACTGGTGCCCGATGTCGAGAAGATCGCCGACGCCGTCCCCGAGGTGATCGCCGAACTGCTCAAGGCGGCCGGCGAAAAGCACTGA
- a CDS encoding cyclopropane mycolic acid synthase family methyltransferase, which translates to MPDLAPFYRQVQSHYDVSDDFYALFLDPSMTYSCAYFPDATMSLQQAQVAKIDLALGKLRLQPGMTLLDIGCGWGATMIRAAEHYGVRVIGLTLSRNQFDYTRARLARLGLTDAEVRLQGWEEFRGKADRIVSIGAFEHFRKERYPEFFARCHAMMPADGRLLLHTIIGRTLAELRTLNIPVTREDARFHIFMKREIFPGGQLPQPSTVTGLAVAAGFHTQRIHSLQAHYAHTLDLWAESLQAHRTEAVRLTSEEVYARYVKYLTGCAHYFHAGHLDIMQFTLVK; encoded by the coding sequence ATGCCCGATCTCGCGCCGTTCTATCGGCAGGTCCAATCGCACTACGACGTCTCCGACGACTTCTACGCGCTGTTCCTCGACCCCTCCATGACCTACAGCTGCGCCTACTTCCCCGATGCCACCATGAGCCTGCAGCAGGCGCAGGTCGCCAAGATCGATCTCGCGCTGGGGAAGCTACGGCTGCAGCCGGGTATGACGCTGCTCGATATCGGATGCGGCTGGGGCGCAACGATGATTCGCGCCGCAGAGCACTACGGCGTGCGGGTGATCGGACTCACCTTGAGCCGCAACCAGTTCGACTACACCCGGGCGCGCCTGGCGCGGCTCGGCCTCACCGATGCCGAAGTGCGGCTGCAGGGTTGGGAGGAGTTCCGCGGCAAGGCCGACCGGATCGTGAGCATCGGAGCGTTCGAGCATTTCCGCAAGGAGCGCTATCCGGAATTCTTCGCCCGCTGCCATGCCATGATGCCCGCGGACGGACGGCTGCTGTTGCACACCATCATCGGCCGCACACTGGCGGAATTGCGCACGCTGAATATCCCCGTCACCCGCGAGGATGCCCGGTTCCACATCTTCATGAAGCGGGAGATCTTCCCGGGCGGGCAACTCCCCCAGCCCTCCACGGTGACCGGACTCGCCGTGGCCGCGGGATTCCATACCCAGCGCATCCATTCGCTGCAGGCGCATTACGCGCACACGCTCGACCTGTGGGCCGAGTCCTTGCAGGCGCATCGCACCGAGGCCGTCCGCCTCACCTCCGAGGAGGTGTATGCCCGCTACGTCAAATACCTCACCGGCTGTGCGCACTACTTCCACGCCGGGCACCTGGACATTATGCAGTTCACCCTGGTCAAGTAG
- a CDS encoding expansin EXLX1 family cellulose-binding protein translates to MHRTGYEVVRSSRPWLWTALAAAVVVGTITWVMRPEPVACRSAAPITTVITEPAPTTPSSVTTQQLPPSPPPPQIAQARFYAFSPGVACSLPDLPLDGYYVGVPTSEYADSSPCGTYVNIDGPLGSVRAQIVDRCPGCAPHQYDLSRAAFEAIANSTDGVAQIKISQVVDPDPAPELFYRVQQGSSADWIGMLFSGGGNSLRAVDLHSDAGGDWKPLHRGYDNYWTISGAGPGPFTARVTDVYGHTVEVPGITVTPGQLRYTGIRLYDPDPPPVTTVAAPPPPVVVTTVVPAPSHCNS, encoded by the coding sequence ATGCACCGCACAGGATACGAAGTGGTTCGCTCGAGCAGACCCTGGTTGTGGACGGCCCTCGCGGCGGCCGTGGTGGTGGGGACGATAACGTGGGTCATGCGTCCCGAGCCCGTCGCCTGCCGCTCGGCCGCGCCGATCACCACCGTCATTACCGAGCCCGCACCGACGACTCCCAGTTCGGTTACCACACAGCAGCTTCCGCCCTCGCCGCCGCCCCCGCAGATAGCACAGGCCCGCTTCTACGCCTTCAGTCCGGGCGTGGCGTGCTCACTGCCGGATCTGCCCCTCGACGGCTACTACGTCGGCGTGCCGACCAGTGAGTACGCCGACTCCTCACCCTGCGGCACCTACGTCAATATCGACGGCCCCCTCGGCAGCGTGCGCGCGCAGATCGTGGACCGCTGCCCGGGGTGCGCACCGCATCAATACGATCTGAGCCGCGCCGCCTTCGAGGCCATTGCCAACAGCACCGACGGTGTGGCGCAGATCAAGATCAGCCAGGTGGTCGACCCCGATCCCGCACCGGAGCTGTTCTACCGGGTGCAGCAGGGCTCGTCGGCGGACTGGATCGGGATGCTCTTCTCCGGCGGCGGCAATTCCCTGCGTGCGGTCGACCTGCACTCGGACGCGGGCGGCGACTGGAAGCCGCTGCACCGCGGTTACGACAACTACTGGACCATTTCGGGCGCCGGTCCGGGCCCGTTCACCGCCCGGGTCACCGATGTCTACGGCCACACCGTGGAGGTTCCCGGCATCACCGTCACACCGGGGCAGTTGCGCTACACCGGAATTCGGCTCTACGACCCGGATCCGCCGCCGGTCACCACGGTGGCCGCGCCGCCGCCTCCGGTGGTCGTCACGACTGTGGTCCCGGCCCCATCGCACTGCAATTCGTGA
- a CDS encoding DoxX family protein produces MTGWTHYRRYAYWSATVLICAEGVVGGIWDIARIHYVRDLVTHLGYPTYFLVLLGVWKVLGALALLAPRFPLVKEWAYAGTFFVYTGAMASHLTTGYALGELWILSVLTVLTVASWALRPDDRRVPGVRPVTSG; encoded by the coding sequence ATGACGGGCTGGACTCACTACCGTCGGTACGCCTACTGGTCGGCGACAGTATTGATCTGCGCCGAAGGGGTGGTCGGCGGAATCTGGGATATCGCACGGATCCACTACGTGCGGGATCTGGTGACGCATCTGGGGTATCCGACGTACTTCCTGGTTCTCCTGGGCGTATGGAAGGTGCTGGGGGCGCTGGCACTGCTCGCGCCGCGTTTTCCGCTGGTCAAGGAGTGGGCCTATGCCGGGACCTTCTTCGTGTACACCGGGGCGATGGCCTCGCATCTGACCACCGGATACGCACTCGGTGAACTGTGGATCCTGTCGGTGCTCACGGTGCTGACGGTGGCGTCCTGGGCGCTGCGGCCGGACGATCGCCGAGTGCCCGGAGTGCGGCCGGTCACATCGGGTTGA
- a CDS encoding cutinase family protein, with protein sequence MGDRRVVLTGKWRIAWVLAAILLVASVFFPLPRAHADACTDVDVVVARGTGEPGWLGDAVGDPLYGMLQDRLPVSTSAYSVNYPADYTFNLGAGSADLVGHLAAQAAACPAQRFILVGYSQGAAVVHAALGTGAVSWYPGRVQLPGDLGDRVAAVLLFGDPMRAIGWNVPGAYASRTGDWCTGGDPICGAGVDANAHVAYGSSFVGAVNFAANHV encoded by the coding sequence ATGGGCGACCGAAGGGTTGTGCTGACTGGAAAGTGGCGTATAGCTTGGGTTCTCGCCGCCATATTGCTGGTGGCGAGTGTGTTCTTCCCACTACCTCGGGCCCACGCGGACGCATGTACCGACGTGGACGTGGTCGTGGCGCGGGGCACGGGTGAACCCGGGTGGCTCGGCGACGCGGTCGGCGATCCGCTATACGGAATGCTGCAGGACCGGTTGCCCGTGAGTACGAGTGCGTACTCCGTGAACTATCCGGCGGACTACACGTTCAATCTGGGTGCGGGCTCGGCGGATCTGGTGGGGCACTTGGCCGCTCAGGCCGCGGCCTGCCCGGCACAGCGGTTCATCCTGGTGGGGTACTCGCAGGGTGCGGCGGTCGTGCACGCGGCACTGGGCACCGGCGCGGTGTCCTGGTATCCCGGCCGGGTGCAGCTGCCCGGCGATCTGGGCGACCGCGTCGCGGCGGTCCTGCTGTTCGGTGATCCCATGCGGGCCATCGGCTGGAATGTGCCCGGCGCGTACGCCTCTCGCACCGGCGACTGGTGCACCGGCGGCGATCCCATCTGCGGAGCGGGTGTCGATGCCAATGCCCACGTCGCCTATGGAAGCAGTTTCGTGGGCGCGGTGAACTTCGCGGCGAACCACGTCTGA